CTAGATGGGGGTTCTTCTTCAACAATGTACTATAACGGAGAAGTAATAAATGAGCCAAGCGATCCTCTTGGCGAAAGAGCTGTTGCAACGGCTGTTTATGTAGAGAAATAAAGGGGGATAAGGATGAAAAGATTTAAAAGAATAAGTGCTTGGATTATTGTATCTCTCGTTTTACAGTCATCAGTACTTCTATATTTGGACAAGTTTTACTTTGTGACTGAAACAGATTTTAAAACTAAAAAGATTGAAACACCGACTGCTACTCCTATTGTAAAGAACATTGAAATAAATATTCCTAGTAAAGCAACCCATGTAAGTACTTCTTTCGATGGAAAATTTGTTGCTTATTATGATAGTGACAATTTGGAGGTAGTTAATACTGTTGATGGAACAAAGAAACAAGTATCCTTTGAAAAGGATGAAAAAGTATCATTCTATAAATGGCTTCCTGATATAAATGCAATGATAATTGCTGAGAAAAAAACTACGTCTAAAGGGGACACGCTGTCTTTTTCAAACTATGATGTTCAAAAGGATAAGAAAAAGGATATAAGTGTTGATAGCAAGGGGAAAACAAATGTTATTAATCTTCCAGATAAGCAGTCAGAGGTACAGGATATTGTAATGTCAACCTTAACTAATATGATTTACATTAAGATAGATCATAAAGGAAATAAAAATAGCGTATACTCTATGAATGTTATGTCACAGATTGAAAAACTGAGATTATACAGTGTTTCAACAGGAGATGTACTAACTTTTACTCACGAGGCAAGACTCGCTTATGAAGATGGAGTTTATGGCAAAGTATATGTTACTGGTATAAATAAACCTATAACTATTAAAGGGGTTGCCAAAATAGCGCTAATCGCTACTGATGATGAAAATAAATTATATGTAGGTCAGCTAGAAGGAACTAAGGTTAGTAAAATTTACTATGGTTTGGTCAAGGAAGCTACAGATAAATGGAAAACTATAGAACTTAAAAACCAAGTAGATAAAAAAGATATACATGTATCACTAGAGGGTGATATTTATGTAAATGATAATCTAAAGGGCATAGTTACAAATATAAATACGGGTAAGGAAACTAAATATACTGGCAAGTTTTTGCAGATATATAAAGGTGGTATAGCTGCTATATCTAATGGAAAGCTTGTTAAGGTAAATTTTGAAAAATAGAGCAGAGATACTCTCTGCTCTATTTTCTTCTTTCAATTAGAGAATTATTTGATATAATAGTAATAAATGTTCAGTTATTATTAGATGGAGGGATAAAATTGAGATTTGATATATTGAAGACTCTTCTGTTAATTCCAGGGATACTTGTTGGACTTACGTTCCATGAATATGCGCATGCAATAACAGCAGATAGATTAGGAGATAAAACACCAAGGTTTCAAGGAAGACTTACATTGAATCCTTTAGTCCATATTGATCCAATAGGATTCATAATGATTCTGATATTTGGTTTTGGCTGGGCTAAGCCAGTTCAAGTAAATCCAAGTGCTTTTAAAAGGTACTATAAGGATGACCTAAAAGTAACTCTTGCAGGTCCTGTAGCAAACTTAATTGTTGCTATTTTATCTGCATTGATTTATGGTATTTTTTCAAAATTTACAGTAGCTAATGGAGGTTATTCATCTATGCAGTGGATAATTTCAATGATTTTGGTATATTCGGTTACTATAAATTGTGCTTTGTTTGTATTAAATCTTATTCCAATACCTGGATTTGATGGCTTTCATATTTTAAGAGATCTTTTCCCAAAGTTCTTTTATAAGTTTGCAGAGCAGGTTTACAGATATCAGTTTATAATAATGATTGTGTTTTTAGCTACTCCGTTAGCTGGGATAATAATTGGAGTACCAGCAGGTTTTGTAAGCAGACTTATGTTCAAGCTAGCAGATCTTATTTAATTACCCAGGCAATTGACTAAGAAACAGGAGGCAGACAAATGAGACTAAGGAAAAAGTGGTGGGCAAGACCAGAACTGGAAAGTAGCTCTTTTTTTATAACTAATCCTAGAGATTATGCAGGAAGATGGAGTGAAGTTTTTGGCAATGATAATGAAATAAATCTAGAGCTTGGATGTGGAAGAGGAAGATTTATACGTGAAAAATCTAAGCAAAATCCTAATAAAAATTATGTTGCTATAGATTTAAAAGATGAGATATTGATATACACTCTTAGAGGAATCATAGAAGAAGAAATAGAGAATGTTAGGGTAGTACCTCTAAACATTCAACTGATTGAAGGTGTTTTTGGCAAGGATGAGATTAGTAAGATTTATATAAACTTTTGTAATCCATGGCCAAAGGATAGGCATAAAAAAAGAAGACTCACACATAGTGGATTCTTAGCTAATTACAAACAATTTTTAAGACCAGGAGGAGAGATTTGGTTCAAAACAGATGATATAGGTTTATTTGAAGAGTCTATTGAATACTTTAAGGAAAGTTCATTTGAAGTTGAATATTTAACCTATGATCTTCATAATAGTGATTTTCAACACAATATTGTGACAGAATACGAAAGTAAATTTACAGGCTTAGGAATGAAAACTATGTTTCTTATTGCTAAACTTAAATAAATTTTTATAATAAAAAAGCCTGAAGAAAATTCAGGCTTTTAATATATAGAGTATTTTGGTTCTAATTTAACAGGATAATAAGAAAGCTTTGCTTTTCTAAGTCCTTCCTTGCCTAAGTCTTGTTCACGATTAATAAAAGGAATATCACTAAAGCAAGTCTCTACAAAGGTTTTATTAACAAAAGCATAAAGTCCATTTATGTTTGCGGAAGCTTTTTCAATGTGTATAATAGCCATATCATCATTTACTTTTTCTCCTATAGTAAAAGCTGATAATATATCATTTACATATACAGCCATGCCTATAAAATCAAGCTTATTGCTATTGGTTAAAAGTTCTTGAATTGCTTTTAATTCATATTTTAGATATCCTTTGCAGTCATTCTGCTTGCACCATTCGCAGGCAGCTTTTAGACAGTCTTCTATGTTTTGTTCATTAATTAGTTCAGTATGGTAAGTATTATTTTTAATAAAGTTGTTATAATGATTTTTTTTGCCGTGAAGTTTTTTACCAGAAAGTGAACTAAGTTTTGAACTGTCATAAATATAATCAGAATTATCTCTGTCTTCTTCAATTATAAATTTATCTCCAAAGATTTCTTTAACATCATGGACAAAGGAAGTTTCTGCATCCTTAAACAAATAATTCATTTCATGTTCCTTTTGATAACTCATTAACACTTCAATAATTTCTTTAAGATTTTCTTTTCTGTAACCAATAGGCTGCATAAAGTGATAATAGCCATGAAAGTCCATCTTCTTAATTATAAGCACATCATTGATTATGCAATACTGCACGTCTAGACCTTTTCTCCATATGAATAGATTTGTAAAAGAATATTCACAGGTTGAAAAGGTATATGGTTTTAGATATTTATCAAAAGTTATTTTATCCTCAAGATTTAATGGTTTAAAATTCAACATTTCGATTACTCCTTTGCTCTATCATAAATATTATACGCTAATGGTAAAAAGGTTACAAACGTAAAAACATTAATTTTTTATTAAAAATACTTATTTAGTTACTTTTTTATAGTATTATCTTATATTTTGGCACTTATATAGTATTTTACTAAATCAACTCAGTATAAATAGCTTCTGCTTAGGTTAATTTAATAATGTAACTGTTTTAAATTTATATATTTTTAATCGAAGTGGAGGCGTAGATATATGAAAAAGGTTGCAGCTATTGTTATGAGTGTTTTGGTAGTTAGCTCTGTTTCAGGATGCGCTAACAGAACTACAGGATACAGAAACAGAAATACTGGAATGTACCAAGGTACAAATCAGGGTACTACACAAGGAACTAGAACAGGATATGGAACTAATAATATAGGAACGACTCAAGGAATGTATAGGGATGGAATATATACAGGTCAAGGAGATAAAGGAGCGAATGGGAATCAAACAGCAACAGTTGTTATTTCTGGTGGAAGAATAACAGATGTAACACTTAGAACTGTTGATGCACAAGGCAGAGACTTATCTGGGAATATTGCACCTGGAAGAACAACTGGAATGGTGGGAAGTACTGATAATACAGCAGGAAACCCGGGAGCAAAATACTATAATACGCCCGGTATTACAACTGGTGGAGCAGATGCAGGTATGAGTTCTGATTTAGTAGGCTCGCCTAGAGGGAATACCGGATATGACGCAACTCAGAATAATATAGGTATGACAGGTAGAACGGCTGGTTACGGAAATGCAGGTACAGCAGGAACCTATGATAGAGAAAGAACTGAACTTGCCAGAAGAATAATAGACCAACAAACAGCTGATGTGGCACTAAATGAATTTGATACAAGTGAAGGTAGGAATTGGAAACTAGCTGTACGAAGAGCTTTAGATAAAGCTAGAACAACTGGTACAACAGGAACTACTACTGGAGGTACTACAGGTGGAACTGGAGCAGGTACAGGAGCGGGTACAAACGGAGGAACTATGGGTGGAACAACAGGTGGAACAGGTACAGGTAGATAAATGATTGGGTAAGCCGTAACAGATAGTTACGGCTTATTTTTAAAATTATGTAATTATAATGTATATATACAAGCAAAAGCAGGAAAACTTTTAATAATATTGTCTCAAAGTTTTATAGGTATATTTATAAGCTAGCAATTATAAAGGATAAATTAGAAAGATGAGGAGTGTTTATGAGCGAAATTATAAATAATAGGGAATACAGACAAAACGTTTTAAAAGAACTTATTATGGAACTTCATGAAGGTAAAAGTGTTGACCAAGTTAGGGAACGGTTCGCAAAGTTAATAGAAGGAATTGCACCTTCTGAGATATCTGAAATGGAACAGGCACTTATTATGGAAGGGATGCCGATAGAAGAGGTTCAGAGACTGTGTGATGTACATGCTGCTGTCTTCAAAGGAAGCATAGAGGAAATTCATAAAAATGATGAAAAAGGTCCAGAAGAAATGCTAGGGCATCCAATACATACTTTAAAACTCGAAAATAGAGAACTTGAAAGGCTTATTGATGAATCTATAAAATCAGATCTAGATAGATTTTATAACGATGATAGCAAAGATAATGTTTATAAACTTTTAAGCAATATAAATTTACTTTTAGATATTGATAAACATTATTCAAGAAAGGAAAATCTAATTTTCCCGTATCTTGAAAAGTATGGGATAACTGCTCCACCTAAAGTTATGTGGGGTGTTGATGATGAGATTAGAAATGCAATAAAGGAAGTTAAGAAGCAACTTCATAACTATAAAGGAAATAAGGCTGACGTGAAAAGCAAGCTTGAGGAAACACTAAATAGAATAAAGGAAATGATATTTAAAGAAGAGAGCATATTGCTTCCTATGTGTTTAGAAACTCTAACAGAAGATGAGTGGATTACTATAATGGAGGAGAGTGAAGAAATAGGATACTGTTTAATATCCCCTCAAGAAAAATGGAAGCCTAAGAGAGCAAGCCTAATAAAGGAAAAAAGGGAGACTATGAATATTAGTGATATTGAAGGATACGTTAAACTTCCAACAGGTTATCTAAGTATTAAGGAGCTTACTTATGTTTTAAACACACTTCCTTTTGATATTACCTTTATAGATAAGAATGATATAGTTAAGTATTTTTCACAATCATCTGAAAGAATATTTGCAAGGACAAAGGCTGTTATAGGAAGGAGTGTACAAAATTGCCATCCACCTGCCAGTGTTCATATTGTAGAAAAAATGCTGGAAGATTTTAAGTCGGGAGAAAAGCAACAGGAGGATTTCTGGATTAAAATGGGACCCATGTATGTTTATATAAGATACTTTGCGGTTAGAGACGAGAATGGAGATTATTTAGGAACTGTAGAGGTAACACAAAACATAAAACCAATTCAGGAGATACAAGGAGAAAAAAGGCTCCTTTCTGAATAAATATAATATGACAGATCATCAGATATTACTGAAGAACTGTCATATTTATTTCATGAAAAAATGTAAATTTGATTTGATGCTGAATTATGGTAAAATCAAATTATTATATTCATTAATACGAGGGATAAAGATGAAAATAGATTTAAGTGGTAAGGTAGCTTTAGTAACAGGAGCTTCTAGAGGTATAGGAAGAACTATTGCTCTTGAACTTTCTGGTGCAGGATCGGCAGTAGCTATTAATTTTAATAAAAATGAAGAAGGGGCTAAAGAGACGCTTGATTTGATAAAGGAAAGAGGCGGTTTTGGCATAATTGTTAAAGGCGATGTAAGCGTATATGAGGAAGCGAAAAGGATAATTGATGAAACTGCAAATAAGCTTGGGAAAATAGATATACTAGTTAATAATGCGGGCATATCTAAGGTAGGGCTTTTTATAGATATGGTCGAACATGAATGGAATGAACTTATAGATGTAGATATAAAAGGGATAATTAACTGCTCTCACTGTGCTTTAAAATATATGCTTAAGATCAATAAAGGAAGCATAATAAACATATCATCTATATGGGGCAGTACAGGAGCCTCTTGTGAGGTTATTTACTCAGCAGCCAAGGGTGCTGTAAACAGCTTTACAAAGGCTTTAGCGAAGGAATTAGGCCCATCTAATATAAGAATTAATGCAATAGCTCCCGGAGTTATTGATACAGAAATGAATGCATGGCTTTCAGAAGCTGAAAGAGAAACTCTTGTACAAGATATACCAATGATGAGGTTTGGAACAGGCGAAGATGTTGGAAAGCTTGTGGTATTTTTAGCTAGCGATGCCGCAAAATATATAACAGGTCAAATAATAACTGTTGATGGTGGAATGATATAAAATTGTTATAGGTGGAGGAAATATGAGTAACAGAGAGATTAATGTACAAGAAATTGATAAAAACATGATTATTGAGGACTTAATTGATAATTTTAAATGGATTATGCCAACAGAAAGCCCTTTTAAATTATCTGGTTTTCTATGGTTTTCACAAGATAAATGCTACAGAAGACTGCCTAAAAAGCCGATGTATAAATTATCCGAGGAAGTTGATATATTAGCAAATTGCACTGCAGGCGGGCAGATTAGATTTAGAACTAATAGCAGCTCCGTTGCAGTCAAGGTTAAGCTTTTAGGAGCTGCCAATATGGTTCATATGACGGCAACAGGTCAATGCGGCTTTGACATATATGCAGGGACTGATGAAAAGGTTTATTACTGCGGTACAACAAAATTTGACCACACAAAAACCGAATATGAATATACATTTTTCAAAATGAAAGACAAGCTGTGGAAAAATATAATTATTAATTTTCCACTATATCAAGGAGTGGAGCAGATTCAAGTCGGTATAGAGGCTTCTGCTGAGGTTCAGGCTCCCTTCAACTATAAGTCTGACAAAAAGATTCTTTTTTATGGTACTTCAATTACTCAAGGAGGCTGTGCTTCAAGGCCGGGAATGGCTTACACCAACATACTAAGCAGGAAGCTGAACATGGAGGTTATAAATTTAGGCTTCTCAGGTAATGGAAAAGGGGAACCAGAGATGGCAAAACTTATAGCGTCTATAGAGAATCCTGCATGCTTGGTTTTAGATTATGAGCCTAATTGCATAAGCACTGATTTATTAGGAAAAACTTTACCAGAATTTATTAGAATATATAGGGAAGTCCATCCAAAGGTACCTATATTAGTAGTATCAAGAATTTCATATGCAATGGACAGATATGATGAAGAAATAAGTAAAGCACGCACAGAAAGAAAAGCCATTCAGAAAAATACAGTAGAAAAGTATAAATCAATGGGAGACTCTTATATATATTTTTATGATGGAGAGGCGTTGCTGGGACAGGATTTTGAAGAGTGTACAGTAGATGGAATTCATCCAACCGATTTGGGTTTCTCAAGAATTGCGGAAGGACTAGAAAGGCCTTTATTGGATATATTAAATATTTAGAACAGGGTGAAAAGTAGTATGGAAAAATCCAAAAGAACTTTAAAAAAGTATCATCTTGACAAGCAATTTTTTTTATCTCCAACTAAGTTCGGCGGACTAATGCTTTATCAAATAGGAGATTTATTTTGTGATAGTGGCTACTATTTAAAGAAGCACAAGCAAATAGTTTATGAAATAACTTATATTTACTCTGGAAAAGGAAAGTTTTATGTTAATGACAAACAGTATGAAGTAAAAAAAGGTGATATTATCATCAACAAACCTGGAGACATGCATGAAGGTGAAGCAGATGCAATAGAACCATTTAGATTCTTTTATCTAGGTTTTTTGTTTTCAGACTCAGAGGAAGAAGAACAGGAGCTGCTTGCTAGTATAAAAAACGTATTGGATAATTTAAAGCATCCAATAGCAATTGAGAAAACAAGTATCCAGGAGAGCTTTACAAAGGCTTATAAGGAATTTATTAGTGGTGACGAGTATTCGAAGTATTTGGTAAAAAATTGCTTAATGGAAATACTAATAACAACTTGCAGAAATTTTAAAGAAAGTAACAAACTTAGTTTCACGGAATATGAGATTAAAGAAAAACTGCTTGATAGGATAATAAGTTATATAGATACAAATTTTGAAAAAAGTATAAGAGTAGAGGACATAGCATCGGAATTTGGGTATAGCAGTTCATATATTTCTCATTTGTTTTCAAAGCATATGGGTATTAGTGTGAAAAGCTATTATGATAATAAGCGACTGGAAAGAGCTTTTAAGCTGCTAAAAGATAGTGGGATGTCTATATCAGATATAGCTGCTAAATTAAATTATAAATCTTTATATTCCTTTAGCAGAGCTATAAAAGATAAATATGGGGCTGCTCCAACTACCATCAGAAACCTTAGTAAATAAGCTAAGGTTTTTTTGATATTAAAATTCCTCCAAATGTTAAATAAAAAGCAGTTTGTGTTAAATAAATGGAGAAAAAATTCTGATATAATTCAAATTATGGATAATATTTTCAAATTTATAAAGTTATGAAAATATTAATCCTAAAATTTATTAATGAGGAGGAGAACCATGAGAAAAATCAAAAAAATTCTTAGTATTGCGCTTACTGGTTTCTTAATGCTCGCCGCTTTTCCTGCAAAGACACATGCAATAAATAATGGTAGCTTGCAAGGAAAGCTTGAGATTGAGGCAGCAAGTTTGGATCCCAGCCTTAATGTACAAGGTCCTAAAAAAGAAATTAATTATTTTGATGTGGACGTGAGTACAGGTAAGGATAATTTTATTGCACTTTTATCCAGTAAGTATGGAACGGTAACAGGAATAACCAAGACAAATTGGGTTGCCGTACAGATTGACAGTACAAACACAGTTAGGAAAGTTATAAACAAAGCACCATCTCTGGGAGCAAAGCCAGCTTTTAATCAGTCGGCCAATATTGAAATATTGCAAGGTGGATATGTTCTTATAGCTTCTGATGATAGCTATGCTACAAGAGGCTATAAGAAATTTTTAGCTGAAAACTTTAAGGAGGGAGACATAGTAAAATTAAGATTGAACGATCAGGTTTTTACTATAGATCAGCTTACCTCACAGGTTGGTGCTCCAGAGATAGACATGACAATAGATAATGAGCAGATGTATACAGTAACTTCAGGTACAACTTCTATAAAAGGAAAATTATCTAATTTAAAATTAGGACAAGCATATAAATTGAAGATAAATAATCAAGAAACTGCGATGAACAATGATTTAACCTTCAATTTAGAAGTTAAGCTCAAAGAAGGGGTAAATTACATAGATATTGTCCTTTATGAAAACGATTTAGAGAAAATAAAGAAATCTATCATAGTTTACAATAAATCAAATGAAAACAATAATAAGGAAGTAGTGCTTTGGATAGAGCAAAGCCCTAACTCAAAATCTTTTCAAACTGTTGATGACATAGAGAAAATGATTCTAAAAGCAAAAGATGCAGGGGTAACTGCTTTTGGAATTGATGCTAAGGGACCAGAAGGTTTTGTTTCATACAAGAAAAGTGATTTGTCAAAGTCGCCCTATGTAAGTGAAATGAAAAGTGATAAAAAGAAGGGATCAAATCCTGATTTGGATTTATTAGATGAGTATGTACGAATTGCTCACAAATATGGGATGAAGGTTTATGCAAGCATAAACGTGTTCACAGAAGGAAACATAGAAATCGGGGAATCAGCAGTGCTAGCAAATCATCCAGAATGGGAAGAAATAGTGCAAAGACCGGAAGATAAAGGTCAGCTTCTTCCAATTTCAAAGAGCAGCTATTCTAATAAATTATTAACTTTTGTCAATCCTGCAAATGATGAAGTACAAAAGTTTCAATTGAAGCGCTTTGAGGAAATACTGAAAAACTATGATGTTGATGGTATAAACTTAGACAGGGGAAGATACGACAATCTATATGCTGATTTTAGCGAAATTAGTAAAGTTAAATTTCAGAAATACTTACAAGAAAGAGGTAAGACTTTAGAAGCTTGGCCGGGTGATGCATTTAAAATAAACTCAGAAGGAACTATTGTAAAAGGAAAATATTACAATGAATGGTGGGCCTTCCGTTCAGGAGTAATAAAGGATTTTTCGAGCAAGGTTAGAGGGTTAGTTAATGATTATTCAGCAAAGAAGGGTAAAAAGCTTACACTATCAGCTTATGTTGGCTCATGGTATGAAAGTCTTTATCAAAACGGTATAAACTGGGCAAGTCCAGATTTTAAGTATGATAAAAGATTAGCTCTTCCAGAGGATGATATATATACTGAAGATTATCAAAAGACTGGGTATATCGATAATTTGGATTTTATAATGATTGGAACCTATTATAAAACTTCTAAAGAAGTAAATAAGTATATTACCTTAGGAAACATTATAACTAACGGGGAGCTCCCTATATACGCTGGGATGTCACTTCCAGATATACCAGAACCAGCTGTTCAAAGAGAAGTTTTTCAGACAGCTTTAACTAATTCGAGTGGGCTGATGCTGTTTGATCTATGTTATACAAACTGGCCAATACAGAAAGCTGCTATAAAGGATAAGAAGTATATCAAAGATTTTCAGCTGGGAATAAGCAACCCAAAGGATGGCTCAAACTTTATAGAGGCTGCTGATATTAACATAAATAGAAATGAAGATACTATAGTTATTTATAATGAAGGCCTTGGCAAGGATACAACAGGTACGGGTGTATATGGCGTTGAGGTGGCTGTTGACAGTCAGGGTAAGGTAGTTGAAACGGCAAATCAAAAAACAGCTATAAACTGGTCGTGGACAGCTGATGCTGGCAAAATTAAAAATGACACTAAAATACCACAAGGCGGTTATGTAATCTCAACTCAGGATAAATCGGGTGTTAAAACCTTAAGACAGCTTTTGGCAAATAATTATAACATTGGCGATGATGTAAGAGCAGCAATACTTAAAGGTTATCTTGATTATGAAGGGGTAAAGACATCAAGCAGCAAGCTTGCTATAAATGGAATTGTCGAGGTGTTAGGCTTTGGTAAAGCAGAAGTAAAGATTAATAATGAGCAGGCTATAATAACTAACAACTGCAACTATTCTGGTGAAGTAGAACTAGTGGAAGGCGAAAATATTATAAAGCTTGAAGTATTTGTAGATGGAAAAAAGACTAATGAAAAAAGCATAAAAATTTATAGAGAACAAGAAGGGGTTACATTAAAAAATACAGAAGAGACAAAGGTAGTATCTATAGGAAATAGCAGCAACAGCAGAGCTGAAGTTATAGTTCCAAAGTCTGCTATAGATGGAGAAAAGAAATTGAGTATTCAGGCAGTTAAAGATGGCATAGAAAAATTTCCTAAAGGCTTGAAGTCTGATATTTTTGAGTTTAAAATAGATAATCAAAAGTCTTTTGAATTTAAAAAGCCAATTTCTATAGCTATTAAGCCATTAGCTAACATGGATAATACCTCTAATTTAGTACTTGCTTATTTAGATGAAGTAAATAATAAATGGATTGTTATTGAAAACTCTAAGTATGATGCTGTTAGTGGATTAGTTATTGGAGAAACCAGCCACTTCACTATGTATGCAGTAGTAGATAAAGAAGAAATCCTTTCGAAGACAGAGGAAAATCAAGAAGAACAACCTAAGACTGAAGATCCAAAAACTGAAACGCCCAAAGAAGATAAACCAAACCAAACTGGAAATGAACAGACAGAAGATATACAAAAGCCTCAAAGCGGCGAAGGAACTGTAGAAAAAACAAATAATTTACCTCAAACAGGGCATCAAGTTGATTTTAATTTACTAATAATATTTGGTTGCACAGCTATAATTTTGGGTCTATCAACTCTAATTAAAAGAAAGCGTAATGTGTAGGGAGTCTAAAAGACTCCCTTTTTTAATTTAAAAACCACCTAAAATGACAAATAAAAAGGCAGCTTATGTTAAATAAAAGGAGAAAAGTTTCTGTTAAAATATATATTAAGAAAAGTAATTCCAAAAATAATGCAATAGACATAATATTAAGAGGATTACAAGGAGGTTAGCTGTGAAAGAACTAAAGGATGTAATAAATGGAAGAGTAAACAATGAAGAAGAATCTAATAAGAATGTTTTGAGTGAGAAAATAACAGAAGAACCACTAATAATGGAATTTATCAATGAAAAAATCTATACTGTACAAGAAAATAGTACAATAATCAGCGGCTGTTTAAAAAATATAAAATACGATAAAAGTTATCATTTAAGAGTAAACAATAAAGAAATAAATTTAGATACACAATTTTCTTTTAAACAGGAGCTTAAGCTTGCTGAAGGAACAAATTTTATAGATGTTGTACTCTATGAGGATAATACTGAAAAAGTAAAAGAAAGCATAGTTGTCTACAGAAAAACAAAGGACTTCCCAGAGAAGGAAGTGGTACTATGGGTTGAACAGTTTCCAAATGCAAAGGATTTCAAAGCTGTCCAAGATATTGAAAAAATGATGCTTACTGCTAAAAAGTCCGGTATAACTGCTTTTGGTATAGATATTAAAGGTCCTGAAGGCTTCGTATCTTATAAAAAGAATGAACTGTCAAATTCTCCATATATAAGTGAAATCAAGCATCCTAAAAAAACAGGTGTAAGTACAGAGTTTGATCTTTTGGAAGAGTTTATAGCCATTGCTCATAAGCTTAACATGAAAGTATTTGCAAGCATAAATGTTTTTGTTGAAGGTAATATCATTTTGGATGAGTCAGCATTCTTAAAAGAACATCCTGAGTGGGAGGAAATAGTTCAAAGACCTGAAGATAAAGGAGCTTTACTTCCACTTTCAAAGAGCTGCTTTGATAAGAAGATTTTAAGCTTTGTAAATCCTGCTAATGATGAAGTTCAAGAGCTTCAATTGAAGAGATTCGAAGAAGTGCTTAAAAACTACGATGTAGATGGGGTTAACTTAGATAGATGCAGATATGACAATATGTATGCAGATTTTAGCAAGATAACAAGAGAAAAATTTGAGACGTTTTTAAATTCAAAGAATATGAAGCTTCAGAACTGGCCAGGAGATGTTTATAAGGTTGAGTCAGATGGAAGTCTTAATAAAGGCTGCTTATACGACTACTGGTGGATGTTCCGATCTTCACTGATTAAAGAATTTGCAGCAAAGGTTAGAGATCTTG
The genomic region above belongs to Clostridium swellfunianum and contains:
- a CDS encoding family 10 glycosylhydrolase, with the protein product MKELKDVINGRVNNEEESNKNVLSEKITEEPLIMEFINEKIYTVQENSTIISGCLKNIKYDKSYHLRVNNKEINLDTQFSFKQELKLAEGTNFIDVVLYEDNTEKVKESIVVYRKTKDFPEKEVVLWVEQFPNAKDFKAVQDIEKMMLTAKKSGITAFGIDIKGPEGFVSYKKNELSNSPYISEIKHPKKTGVSTEFDLLEEFIAIAHKLNMKVFASINVFVEGNIILDESAFLKEHPEWEEIVQRPEDKGALLPLSKSCFDKKILSFVNPANDEVQELQLKRFEEVLKNYDVDGVNLDRCRYDNMYADFSKITREKFETFLNSKNMKLQNWPGDVYKVESDGSLNKGCLYDYWWMFRSSLIKEFAAKVRDLVDRYSKDKNRNIFLSAYVGSWYEYLYQNGINWASPSFKYDSRLAFPEDSLYTEKYAETGYIDLLDFIMIGTYYDTAKEINKYITLGNIITNGELPIYAGMALTEIPDAEVQREVFQAALNNSNGLMLFDLCYTDWPIQEAAIKNKKL
- a CDS encoding family 10 glycosylhydrolase → MRKIKKILSIALTGFLMLAAFPAKTHAINNGSLQGKLEIEAASLDPSLNVQGPKKEINYFDVDVSTGKDNFIALLSSKYGTVTGITKTNWVAVQIDSTNTVRKVINKAPSLGAKPAFNQSANIEILQGGYVLIASDDSYATRGYKKFLAENFKEGDIVKLRLNDQVFTIDQLTSQVGAPEIDMTIDNEQMYTVTSGTTSIKGKLSNLKLGQAYKLKINNQETAMNNDLTFNLEVKLKEGVNYIDIVLYENDLEKIKKSIIVYNKSNENNNKEVVLWIEQSPNSKSFQTVDDIEKMILKAKDAGVTAFGIDAKGPEGFVSYKKSDLSKSPYVSEMKSDKKKGSNPDLDLLDEYVRIAHKYGMKVYASINVFTEGNIEIGESAVLANHPEWEEIVQRPEDKGQLLPISKSSYSNKLLTFVNPANDEVQKFQLKRFEEILKNYDVDGINLDRGRYDNLYADFSEISKVKFQKYLQERGKTLEAWPGDAFKINSEGTIVKGKYYNEWWAFRSGVIKDFSSKVRGLVNDYSAKKGKKLTLSAYVGSWYESLYQNGINWASPDFKYDKRLALPEDDIYTEDYQKTGYIDNLDFIMIGTYYKTSKEVNKYITLGNIITNGELPIYAGMSLPDIPEPAVQREVFQTALTNSSGLMLFDLCYTNWPIQKAAIKDKKYIKDFQLGISNPKDGSNFIEAADININRNEDTIVIYNEGLGKDTTGTGVYGVEVAVDSQGKVVETANQKTAINWSWTADAGKIKNDTKIPQGGYVISTQDKSGVKTLRQLLANNYNIGDDVRAAILKGYLDYEGVKTSSSKLAINGIVEVLGFGKAEVKINNEQAIITNNCNYSGEVELVEGENIIKLEVFVDGKKTNEKSIKIYREQEGVTLKNTEETKVVSIGNSSNSRAEVIVPKSAIDGEKKLSIQAVKDGIEKFPKGLKSDIFEFKIDNQKSFEFKKPISIAIKPLANMDNTSNLVLAYLDEVNNKWIVIENSKYDAVSGLVIGETSHFTMYAVVDKEEILSKTEENQEEQPKTEDPKTETPKEDKPNQTGNEQTEDIQKPQSGEGTVEKTNNLPQTGHQVDFNLLIIFGCTAIILGLSTLIKRKRNV